A region from the Lolium perenne isolate Kyuss_39 chromosome 4, Kyuss_2.0, whole genome shotgun sequence genome encodes:
- the LOC127324016 gene encoding uncharacterized protein has product MWPHQQQLDDEDRLSTLTDDILLSILGRVSLCMAVRTCVLSTRWRHLPWLLPELSISVKDFLSVPCPKPIEANDMEELAMVSLTKATRGFLADQQRERTISSLHMKLYLTNTFFSEVGPLVGDAIDNGLLKDLDLTVLDETDPLDRSDEDMLQRAQEIDTFFRAYPSVLHCLTKLSLNNAGFDKLEMHHVLFDCCKQLKHLSLCYCDTGTYSVFKIDAPNSKLCVLEIDKCRFERLELVCLPKLEKFACTTWESQHVPVTFGVVPSLGELELSCGASYNVRPFKLSELLHGTTSIHTLTLDFEGEILWLQPEMKELRTAFNKLKKLSVCGIFVEFDILWMTAFLVAAPSIEKLCIQVWEHACDVGEFRGGIYRDRRTPHWEMRFDGSENRLLKELEFGGFRALEQQFTFIRSMLERCPNLQKIILRGDMQCEDCHALDASLRPSKFPKKDEEEMVAKRIRGGIFSPEIIFDEDWSLSI; this is encoded by the exons ATGTGGCCGCATCAGCAG CAACTGGACGATGAAGATAGGCTCAGCACGTTGACTGATGATATTTTACTGTCTATCTTGGGGAGAGTCAGTTTATGTATGGCAGTAAGGACATGCGTGCTCTCTACACGGTGGAGGCATCTGCCTTGGTTGCTGCCTGAACTCAGCATCAGTGTCAAGGATTTCCTATCTGTTCCATGCCCTAAACCTATTGAGGCAAATGATATGGAGGAATTAGCTATGGTGTCTTTGACAAAAGCTACCAGGGGTTTCTTGGCTGATCAGCAAAGAGAACGTACCATCTCAAGTCTGCACATGAAGCTCTACTTGACCAACACTTTCTTTTCTGAAGTTGGCCCACTGGTAGGTGACGCGATCGACAACGGGTTGCTGAAAGATTTGGATCTCACCGTTCTTGATGAGACAGATCCTTTGGACCGCAGTGACGAGGATATGCTGCAGAGAGCTCAAGAAATCGATACTTTCTTCCGTGCCTACCCTAGTGTGCTCCACTGCCTCACAAAGCTCTCTCTGAATAATGCAGGCTTCGACAAATTGGAAATGCACCATGTCTTGTTTGACTGCTGCAAGCAACTGAAGCATCTAAGCCTTTGTTATTGTGATACTGGCACTTACTCTGTCTTTAAGATTGATGCACCAAACTCAAAACTTTGTGTTCTAGAAATCGACAAGTGTCGCTTTGAGAGACTCGAATTGGTGTGCCTCCCAAAATTGGAGAAGTTCGCATGCACTACTTGGGAATCTCAGCATGTCCCAGTAACCTTTGGGGTTGTTCCATCTCTCGGGGAATTAGAACTCTCATGTGGCGCATCATACAATGTACGCCCATTTAAATTAAGTGAGCTTCTACATGGAACAACTAGCATACACACTCTCACATTGGATTTTGAAGGAGAAATT CTTTGGTTGCAACCTGAAATGAAGGAACTCCGCACCGCAttcaacaagctaaagaagcTGTCCGTGTGTGGCATTTTTGTTGAATTTGACATTTTATGGATGACGGCCTTTCTTGTAGCAGCACCATCTATCGAAAAACTATGCATTCAG GTATGGGAACATGCATGCGATGTGGGCGAGTTCAGAGGCGGTATCTACCGTGACAGAAGGACTCCTCACTGGGAAATGCGCTTTGACGGCTCCGAGAACAGGCTGCTGAAAGAGCTAGAATTCGGTGGCTTTAGAGCACTAGAACAACAGTTTACATTTATAAGATCCATGCTGGAGCGATGTCCCAACTTGCAGAAGATAATTCTGAGAGGAGACATGCAATGCGAAGACTGCCACGCTCTTGATGCATCACTTCGTCCTTCGAAATTTCCAAAGAAGGACGAGGAAGAAATGGTGGCTAAGAGGATTAGAGGCGGCATATTCTCGCCAGAGATAATTTTCGATGAAGACTGGTCTCTGAGCATCTGA
- the LOC127324015 gene encoding uncharacterized protein: protein MPQHPVAEPTVPNPEIPAGGAAYWQHQQQWEDEDRLSALNDDILLSILGRVSLCMSVRTCVLSTRWRHLPWLLPELSISVKDFLSVPCPEPIEANDMEELAMASLTKVTRSFLADQQRERTISSLHLNLYLINAFLCEVGPLVGDAIGNGLLKDLDLSVLDETDPLERSDEDMLKRAQEIDTFFSAYPSVLHCLTKLSLENADFDNLDMHHVLFDCCKQLKHLRLFFCDTGTYSVFRIDAPNSKLCVLEIDCCRFERIELVCLPKLEKFICTTWMASQHIPVILGFVPSLGELELSYGAPYDPRPFRLSKLLNGTTSIHTLTLDFQGENLWLQPEMEELRTPFNKLKKLYVCGIFVEFDMLWMTAFLVAAQSVEKLHVQVWEHACEVGEFRGGSFRVRRAPPWEMRFDGSENKLLKELQIGGFRALEQQFTFIRSMLERSPNLQKIILRGDGQCDDCDALDASLRPSKFPKKDEEEMVVERIRSGIFSPAIIFDEDWSLSI, encoded by the exons ATGCCGCAGCACCCTGTGGCGGAACCAACCGTCCCCAACCCTGAGATACCGGCCGGCGGCGCAGCTTACTGGCAGCACCAGCAG CAATGGGAGGACGAAGATAGGCTCAGCGCGCTCAATGATGATATTTTACTGTCTATCTTGGGGAGAGTCAGTTTATGTATGTCAGTAAGGACATGCGTGCTCTCTACACGGTGGAGGCATCTGCCTTGGTTGCTGCCTGAACTCAGCATCAGTGTCAAGGATTTCCTATCTGTTCCATGCCCTGAACCTATTGAGGCAAATGATATGGAGGAATTAGCTATGGCGTCTTTGACCAAAGTTACCAGGAGTTTCTTGGCTGATCAGCAAAGAGAACGCACCATCTCAAGTCTGCACCTGAACCTCTACTTGATCAACGCTTTCTTGTGTGAAGTTGGTCCACTGGTAGGTGACGCGATCGGCAACGGTTTGTTGAAAGATCTGGATCTTAGCGTTCTTGATGAGACAGATCCTTTGGAACGTAGTGATGAGGATATGCTGAAGCGAGCTCAAGAAATAGATACTTTCTTCAGTGCCTACCCTAGTGTGCTCCACTGCCTCACAAAGCTCTCTCTGGAAAATGCAGATTTTGACAATTTGGACATGCACCATGTCTTGTTTGACTGCTGCAAGCAACTGAAGCATCTACGCCTTTTTTTTTGTGATACTGGCACTTACTCTGTCTTTAGGATTGATGCACCAAACTCAAAACTTTGTGTTCTAGAAATCGATTGTTGTCGCTTTGAGAGAATCGAATTGGTCTGCCTTCCGAAATTGGAGAAGTTCATATGCACTACTTGGATGGCATCTCAGCATATCCCAGTAATCTTGGGGTTTGTCCCATCTCTTGGGGAATTAGAACTCTCATATGGTGCACCATATGATCCGCGCCCATTTAGATTAAGTAAGCTTCTAAATGGAACAACAAGCATACACACTCTCACATTGGATTTCCAAGGAGAAAAT CTTTGGTTGCAACCTGAAATGGAAGAACTCCGCACCCCAttcaacaagctaaagaagctgtatgtttgtggcatctttgttgaATTCGACATGTTATGGATGACTGCCTTTCTCGTAGCAGCACAATCTGTCGAAAAACTACATGTTCAG GTATGGGAACATGCATGCGAGGTGGGCGAGTTCAGAGGTGGTAGCTTCCGTGTTAGAAGGGCTCCTCCGTGGGAAATGCGCTTCGACGGCTCAGAGAACAAGCTGCTGAAAGAGTTACAAATCGGTGGCTTTAGAGCACTAGAACAACAGTTTACATTCATAAGGTCCATGTTGGAGCGATCTCCCAACTTGCAGAAGATAATTCTCAGAGGAGACGGGCAATGCGACGACTGCGACGCCCTTGATGCATCACTCCGTCCTTCGAAATTTCCAAAGAAGGATGAGGAAGAAATGGTGGTTGAGAGGATTAGAAGCGGCATATTCTCGCCAGCGATAATTTTTGATGAAGACTGGTCCCTGAGCATCTGA
- the LOC127324022 gene encoding uncharacterized protein, whose protein sequence is MPLHLQKLEDEDRLSMLIDDMLLSILGRVSLRMAVRTAVLSTRWRHLPWLLPELSINVEDFLSVPCTEPLDANDMEEAMVSLTKATRGFLADQKRGSTISILHLKLYLINTFLCEVGPLVCDAIDNGLLKDLDLTVLDETDPLDCSDEDMLQRAQEIDTFFRAYPSVLHCLTKLSLKNAGFDKLDMHHVLFDCCKQLKDLSLCYCDTGTFSVFKIDAPNSKLCVLDIDKCRFERIELVCLPKLETFICTTWVSQHVPVTFGFVPSLGELELSWGKSYDRCPFKLSELLHGTTSIHYLTLDFQGENLWLQPEMEELCTAFNKLKKLSVCGVFVEFDIIWITAFLVAAPSIEKLHIQVWNHACDVGDFRGDVYRDRSTPQWEMRFNGSENRLLKVLEIDGFRALEQQFTFIRSMLERSPNLQKIILRGDDQCDDCRPLDASLLHPSKFPQKDEEEMVVERIRDGIFSPEIIFDEDWSLSI, encoded by the exons ATGCCGCTGCACCTCCAG AAATTGGAGGATGAAGATAGGCTCAGCATGCTAATTGATGATATGTTACTGTCTATCTTGGGGAGAGTCAGTTTACGTATGGCGGTAAGGACAGCCGTGCTTTCTACACGGTGGAGGCATCTGCCTTGGTTGCTGCCTGAACTCAGCATCAATGTCGAGGATTTCCTATCTGTTCCATGCACTGAACCTCTTGACGCAAATGATATGGAGGAAGCTATGGTGTCTTTGACCAAAGCAACCAGGGGTTTCTTGGCTGATCAGAAGAGAGGATCCACCATCTCAATTCTGCATCTTAAGCTCTACTTGATCAACACTTTCTTGTGTGAAGTTGGCCCACTGGTATGTGACGCGATCGACAACGGTTTGCTGAAAGATTTGGATCTCACCGTTCTTGATGAGACAGATCCTTTGGACTGCAGTGACGAGGATATGCTGCAGAGAGCTCAAGAGATCGATACTTTCTTCCGTGCCTATCCTAGTGTGCTCCACTGCCTCACAAAGCTCTCTCTGAAAAATGCAGGCTTCGACAAATTGGACATGCACCATGTATTGTTTGACTGCTGCAAGCAACTGAAGGATCTAAGCCTTTGTTATTGTGATACTGGCACTTTCTCTGTCTTTAAGATTGATGCACCAAACTCAAAACTTTGTGTTCTAGACATCGACAAGTGCCGCTTTGAGAGAATCGAATTGGTCTGCCTCCCGAAATTGGAGACGTTCATATGCACTACTTGGGTATCTCAGCATGTCCCAGTAACCTTTGGGTTTGTCCCATCTCTCGGGGAATTAGAACTATCATGGGGTAAATCATATGACCGATGCCCATTTAAATTAAGTGAGCTGCTACATGGCACAACAAGCATACACTATCTCACATTGGATTTCCAAGGAGAAAAT CTTTGGTTGCAACCTGAGATGGAGGAACTCTGCACCGCAttcaacaagctaaagaagcTCTCCGTGTGTGGCGTGTTTGTGGAATTTGACATTATATGGATTACGGCCTTTCTCGTAGCAGCACCATCTATCGAAAAACTACATATTCAG GTATGGAACCATGCATGCGATGTGGGCGATTTCAGAGGTGATGTCTACCGTGACAGAAGCACTCCTCAGTGGGAAATGCGCTTCAATGGCTCCGAGAATAGGCTACTGAAAGTGCTAGAAATCGATGGCTTTAGAGCACTAGAACAACAGTTCACATTTATAAGATCCATGTTGGAGCGCTCTCCCAACTTGCAGAAGATAATTCTCAGAGGAGATGACCAATGCGACGACTGCAGACCTCTTGATGCATCACTCCTCCATCCTTCGAAATTTCCGCAGAAGGATGAGGAAGAAATGGTGGTTGAGAGGATCAGAGACGGCATATTTTCGCCAGAGATAATTTTTGATGAAGACTGGTCGCTGAGCATCTGA